A single Lactuca sativa cultivar Salinas chromosome 8, Lsat_Salinas_v11, whole genome shotgun sequence DNA region contains:
- the LOC111894243 gene encoding ethylene-responsive transcription factor ERF017 codes for MHIYMLTQASLLHIYPSSLKGPLMMKSAANMGEASSFHEPKYKGVRKRKWGRWVSEIRLPNSRERIWLGSYDSPEKAARAFDAAAFCLRGTSAKFNFPDQPPNIPGGRSLSPSEIQAAAAHFANSFPLFPSTSGSVSEAAVPMEAETSTPSLLLPDNNNNVTDYGIFPGFDDYFMRSPIVSSRSPDYDDEENLSYWDISQDPSFLWSF; via the coding sequence ATGCATATATACATGCTTACTCAGGCGTCACTTCTCCATATATATCCAAGTAGCTTAAAGGGTCCATTAATGATGAAGAGTGCAGCAAATATGGGGGAAGCCTCGTCATTTCATGAACCGAAGTACAAAGGTGTGAGGAAGAGGAAATGGGGAAGGTGGGTGTCGGAGATCAGGCTGCCCAACAGCCGTGAGAGGATCTGGTTAGGCTCGTATGACTCGCCAGAGAAAGCTGCTAGAGCTTTCGATGCTGCGGCGTTTTGTCTTCGAGGCACCTCCGCCAAGTTCAATTTTCCCGACCAACCACCAAATATTCCCGGAGGAAGGTCACTTTCTCCCTCCGAGATACAAGCTGCCGCCGCTCACTTTGCCAATTCATTCCCATTATTCCCATCTACGTCAGGCTCAGTTTCAGAAGCCGCCGTCCCCATGGAGGCAGAAACCTCCACCCCCTCCCTTCTCTTAccagataataataataatgtgacGGATTACGGAATATTTCCAGGATTTGATGATTACTTCATGCGATCACCCATCGTTTCTTCAAGGTCTCCTGATTACGATGATGAGGAGAACTTAAGCTACTGGGATATCTCGCAAGACCCATCATTCCTCTGGAGCTTTTAA